One Oncorhynchus masou masou isolate Uvic2021 chromosome 2, UVic_Omas_1.1, whole genome shotgun sequence genomic region harbors:
- the LOC135552319 gene encoding telomeric repeat-binding factor 2-like, giving the protein MWRQQDNMESSADRGLDVECVVNRWIVDYYISVAFEAFRNEQDSDFCEIRDILQCHLVRPLEANDATPKKIRAIQFLTRINDGDKLDFSFDSQEDLTPLESALSVLDSIRDELPVPQKDLERVQKSVREMLVIVCIKNQAFDKAKEVLMKYFPKSKVGKAARQLVVKRRQAGQDAEEGDCPSDPQPEDHLLPATEEKTSRHKPR; this is encoded by the exons ATGTGGCGGCAACAAGACAACATGGAGTCGAGTGCGGACCGCGGACTAGATGTGGAATGTGTTGTTAATCGGTGGATAGTGGATTATTACATATCTGTGGCGTTTGAGGCGTTCAGGAATGAACAGGACAGTGATTTCTGTGAGATCAGAGACATCCTTCAAT GTCATCTGGTCCGGCCGTTGGAAGCCAACGACGCCACACCCAAGAAGATTCGAGCAATACAGTTCCTCACCAGGATAAATGACGGTGACAAACTCG ACTTCTCGTTTGACTCCCAGGAGGACCTCACGCCACTGGAGTCTGCTCTGAGCGTATTGGACAGCATCCGCGACGAGTTGCCGGTTCCCCAGAAAGACTTGGAGAGAGTACAGaagtctgtcagagagatg TTGGTGATTGTGTGCATTAAGAACCAGGCCTTTGACAAAGCCAAGGAGGTTTTGATGAAATACTTCCCCAAAAGCAAGGTTGGAAAG GCTGCCAGACAGCTGGTGGTGAAGAGGCGGCAGGCAGGACAGGATGCAGAGGAAGGAGACTGCCCCTCAGACCCTCAGCCAGAGGACCACCTTCTACCAGCAACAGAGGAGAAGACATCCAGACACAAACCCAGGTAG